GTCACCATTTTCAGCCCTTCTGAGTCTGCAGGTATGAAAGAGGAAACCAACCAACCGTCACAAAAAGTAGAAAGATGTGTTTTGTAGTCTGCGCTGATGGAGGCTCTgcagcgtagcgtagcgtagcgcaGCGTAGCCAGTCAAGCTCATCTCCTGTGGGGCTGCACTTCCACACTGACATTGAAAGACAAGCTCACTGAGATCTTTCAAGACAAACAACCAAGGGAATCAGCCAGGACATTAATACTGCAGGGTTACATGTGTTACCTTCAAGGTAGGTGTTGCCTACCTGTTGAAGTAACAGCTTTTTGCTGGAGTAAGCTGAAGGGAGAGAAGGCATATCAGCCATTTGTTTGTGGAAATGTCTATGTGGTTTATGGTTTGTTTtctcaaaagtgtgtgtgtgtgtgtgtgtgtgtgtgtgaggacaccaGACACTGTTCACTGCTACAACCAAAAGAGGAGTTGAATTGGAAAAGATGAACATCGCAGTTCTTTTTCTGCTTTCTGTTTTCACAGGTAAGCAACTAATCAATTGATCTCCAATAGATCATCAATGTTCTGTGTGTAATGGCTAATACGAAAAGAGAAATAACAGTTTCCTGTTGTGTGTTCATAAGCTACATTATTCACATCCACAtccattattttttatttacatcTTAGTCACTTGCAGTTCAGTTGTCTGACAGCTAACTATGTCTAGTTTTGGGTAATATTTCTTAATCATCTAAAATATTTTGGCATATTGTTTTTCTCATATTTTTAGCATATTGTCTGTACTTCCTTCTTTGGTGCGGTTGCGTGGCCGTTATTTTACTGTTGCGCTTCAGCGGAGCTCATCTCCCCTCTCAGCAGCTGTGAATCTTCTCAGAGCgtctgttaggtgaaaattcactcaagttacctcaggagttgcatataagtatatttgttcaacaacaacaacaagtttGTCGTGCTCACACACGTCCtagcaggccagagagaggcacgggcccactctcagagagagagagagagagagagagagagagagagccatggctcactcccagactgcagcagacgagagagaagcaaagttaaacacatcacacaaggtttatatagaaagaagaTAGctttctctgacgccaaaacactttgtcagcatgGATaaccgaggtcatcttactatgctttttgcaacgtaatgcatcagcaaggcagaaaagaaggaccACTAGTTCCATCTCAGAGCCGCTGATTGAATATTTCGCACAGCTGAGGATTTCACTCTTATGACTGAATTAATGTCAACTGTGGCCTTTATGACTCTCATGTGCCAAACTCACTGGCTATGAGGCTTGTTTCCTTCACACACTTCTAAAGCATAGTTTGTGCTCATTCTTATTGTGTAGGGTTTGTAGACCTTATGCCAAGTTTGTTTTTTGTAgtaaaggtacagtatgtaggatttaacgccatctagtggtgaggctgcagattacaaccaactgaatactCCCTTTCCAAGCATGTGTGAGAAGCTACGGTGGCCCATCAGGTGCCATAGAAACgtgaaaggccctctctagtgccagCGTTATGGCTTGTATGGTTTGTGTAAGAAAAACATAAATAGGAAATGAATACTGTATTCCATCTCTGCTAATAGATCACAGATCACTTTGGGAACCGCTGGATTAGATGCAGTAGATGTATTGATCTGATATTTCAGATACTGCTTGCTTATGTCTTGCAGTATGTACAACTATGCAATGACAGTAAATTAAGACtgattatatttgatatattttgCAAGATTACTAATATTGATGTTGTGTAAACTGCTTTTTCCCAGTGGCCCACTGTTTAAACACAACTTGCCCTGCGTCTGAACATCTACGGGTCCCGCTGGAGTCAGACCAAACATCGGTGCGTGTCCCAGTCAACAGTGAAGCCGTTTTGAAATGCTGTTATAAGCGCGTCCCCGCCATAACTGTCCGCTCCGTCTGGGTCATGAGGTACAATGCGAAGAACATCACCAACAGCTCGCGTGCGCTCATGGAGGAGGTGCGAGGTAGCGAGGCAGAGGCCGTGTGTCAGAAGCTGACTCTGAAGGAGGTGCAGCTGAATGACACAGGCATGTACCAGTGCTATCTCAGCAAGGACAAATACTGCCTGTTCACACACGGCACCTACCTGCAGGTCTACAGTGAGTATGAATAGATCTAGGCctgcgtgtgggtgggtgtgtgtgtgtgtgtgtgtgcgcgtttgggtgggtgtgtgtgtgtgtgtgtgtgtgtctgcgttagggtgggtgtgtgggcagATATGTTTGGGCTAAAAAAAATCCCATTATCTCCTGAAACATACAACCCAGGCCTGATCATTTATTTTGATAATGTGTCGTGTAGGATTTCCAAAACCTAAATGTCcataatttaattaaaaaaaaaatatatatactatattacTATGTCTGATTccaggggggtgggtgggtggaggagctGTGTGACTTCACGCCACTCTGCCTTGGTCCCCGTGGTGATCCACAGGGGCCTATTTAAGGGGCCAAGCTCAGAGCGGTGGCATGCAGAGTGCCACATGCACCCCCGCTCAATGAACGCTTTATGATGTAATCCGCACGCAGTTTAATTGAATTTCCCTGCCTGAACTCCACACAGCCACAAACTGATTTCTGTTTTCATACCATCATGTCACATGATGGGCTTTAAGACATAAAGAccatgttgtgttttctttgagGCCTGTATTTGCACAGGATGTCATCATTGTGCTGGGTTTCATAAGAGCAAGCTGAATCCCTGTTGTCAGCTTGGATTGGCTATTGTACACACCTTAAACAGCTGATCGTCATTGCACCTTGCACCTATTGTGTCTCCgaggattcttttttttaaaccctctCCATTGACTTCCTGCTCACAAATGTTCAAAATCAGCCACTTTCTAACCAGTATGGGTTCAAAATTCAAATAGTACATGACAGTATGTGAATACAGTTCAGATAGTACATGACAGTACTTTGGGGCAGTTTTTGACCATAGTTTTTGTCACAAATGTGTTAGCACTCCTCAGCGTTATCTCCCAGTGTCTTTTGTCAAATTGAACTGCACGGCATGTAGCGTGTGCACTGCCGTGGAAGCTCATCAAATATCGTTACACGCTGAAAAGTCTCCATTCACGCTCATGTATTTGTGGAAGCGTGACATTGctgcacacaaagcacacagtcTCCATCATAAGACTGTGTCTAACAGGATCATTCCATCCTTCAGCTCCCTTACGGCGAACCCTGGACATCAGTGAGAGCTTGAAGAACAGCATCATCACCATGGAGGGGGTACTGCTGCTGTTCAGCGTCCTCATCCCTGGACTCTGTCAGCTGGGAAAGGTAAAcatagaatcagaatcagaatcatcaggttttattggccaagtaagtttgcacaaacaaggaatttgacttggtaaagtgactctcagtgtgcttacacaaaatatacattacaacacaatacaatacaaaacaaacagtgcaacagtgcaacggtctaagaagtttaagaaagtatatacaaggcggaatggctatatacagtagctgtgaaacagtagtgcaaagaagaagtggagagtgcgagaagtgcagggataaatatatacatatatatgctacagtgggttagctgttcagtagtgagacggcgaagGGGAAGAAACTGTTAGACAGACAGAAGTCCAATTCCTCCATGATCAATCGAAGCAAGCAAGACGAGGACACACCAGAGCTTCCTGTATGCATGAACAGTTGTGTTGCTTATTTCCCAGACAAAGAGAATCAACATGCTGGAGAGGAAGAagcacagagaagaggagaatatCTATGAGGTGAGCCcacttctctttttctgtggcAACTAAGAAAGAATTTGAGTGTGTCCTCGGTGAGTGCTGATGATCACACAGTTTTACATCAGATCTTTGTGTCCATGACAGGGGCTTAACCTGGATGACTGCAACTCTACCTATCACCAAATCACCAGGTCCCATATGCATGGGCCTTACCAGGACGTGGCTAATGTGGCTGAAGATGATATTCAGTTAGAGAAGCCATGAAGGAACAGGACAAGGTCGAGCAAAGTAAAGGTTGATGAACAGGCGtgctgacttgtgtgtgtgttttatttgtttttcattttttaaatatttttttggggggggggggatcactgCTAAATATCAGGATATATTGTAAATCATGAATCTACCCCTGACTGCCTTCGAGGTCTGATGTCACTCTGATATATTCACATCTGAACCCgatacagttacagttacagatacagatagagttacagatacagatacaggtacaggtacagagacagagacagagacagttaGAGATACAGTTAGAGATACAGTTAGAgatacagttacagttacagatacagatacagatacagatactaAATCTGCTAAATGCCTGGCCTTTACATTCAGTTCATCCCATCGAAACTACTAACACAGATGAAGTGTTAAAGGATCCCAAAATTAATATAATTATTTGCAGTGTTGATAATACTGTATGTAATTATATCTTTAATATTGGTTGTCATTCGTTTTAAGCCATATTTTCACCTGGTTATACTTTGTGCTCTTTGATTATGCTCTATGTGCTTTTACGATTTTCCTTAACATGAACCTTGATAAGATGAGTTTTAACAGGCTGTATGTAAACCAACTCAAGGTCTCTTCAAGGACCAGTGAGAGACATTCATGGTCATGTTTCAACAAGACTAAACACTTTGCTATCTGGTGTGAACAGCATTCCATGTGTGGACATTCATGACTAATAAAGAAACAATAAAGCAACAAGCTTTCTAACACCAAATACTCATAGTTGCGTTATTTGAGTATTTGACTATAGCCTACTCTGTCAGGTTCAGGCAGAATTTACCCACTGGAAAAGTTGCAACATCTCACATTTGCAGTTATCTCAAACACAGGGTACCCTAAATTGTGAGTGAAATGCATATTTATCCAAAGAGGTAATTGAGGTGACCATTGAAGAGACCACCACCTATGAACCAGAATGAAGTGGAAAGTCTTTTATTGCAAAATCACAGCTGAGAATTATATTATTTGCCCGCGGTGCTACAGCCATTTGCGCTCGACAAGTCTAGTTTACATAGCCCTATATTACTCAAAACGAAACAGCATACATGATACAAGTTTACAATGAAAGTGTTCATGTCATGGAAGCACTGAGTTATTTTGGGGCAACCTTGGAATAATGGGCGTTCCCCATACCATAAGAAATATTTGATTGGCTTAGCAGCAGAATCCGATACACATATTGGCTGCGCGTTGGACTGTGGGTGTAGCGGTTTTTCAGGTATCGCTACTATGATCAGATGGTCTATGTGAGGTAACATACAGTATTGGGAAAGATGGCGTCTGGCAAGAAGGCAGAGAGTGGCAGGCGTGAACAAGGTGTGAATGGAAGACGATCATCAAAGCGCAAGGAAGGCCCCATAGGTAACCCATATTTTTTAGCAAACTGTGCCTATGCTTTTGGTGAAATTAGAAAATGTACGAACTTTGTGAACAGTAGCCTACCCTACACCGGTTAGCTAGCGAGCTAGCAATCCACTGTTGACAGCCATAAGATTATACCCGTGATAAAAGTCTGGTAATATTGTAGCTATTAACGTTACGTTTCCTATTCTGGAATCCAGTCGACAGGACGCTTTCTCTGATACTGTGCCGCTATGGGAGATTGTTACTTAAATGCAACTGACATACTTTCTAGCCATGTCAGTAGCCTACACTGTCAATAGCAAGTTAATGTTACTCGGTGACAAAAGTAAAGTAGGCTAACGTTTCTAAATCCATGCCTTCGAACCTCGTTGTAGTAGTGTATTATCAGCAACAATTGTAAATAACAACTACAATAACAACGGGAGTAAATAACCTCTAATGTCGTATTACCTACATGTATCAATGAGCGTCTCAGGGGAAggctgtttgtttacattacGAGTGTCTCAACCAATTATGGATAACTGGAATAATATGATTAGCCATGTGTTGTGACGGTGCCATGAGACGCGATAATTATGTCAGATAACGAGTTACTCGTCCCGTTGTGCAGTTTTAAGGATAAAGTTATAAATAGTTCTATTTCCTTCGCATTTTCAATACAACATGAGTACGTCGAAGCAGCGTTAGGCAGACGGTAGGTAGACTAGTTCTACAACATTGCACTGGGCTGTTGAAAGTAGACTCGGCCCGGCAGATTTATTAGAGCTCCCTTCAATTAGTGATTACCCGGTTACTTTACCCGGTGTCTTTGGAACATAGGCTATAGTCTGAACTGGCCACTAGGACCCGACACCACTGGCTGAACAGTTGTTTTTCCCGGTCAGGATGAAGCCTGGAGAGTCTTGCATACGAGGGAAGCGATGTCCCTGCTGGGaggttgggttgggggggggtatTGTTCCTTGCTTCCTGTCGAGATGCGGTGACCAAACCATCACTGTAGAGGCACAGGCACTGTATGCGGGGCAAAGGTCCATCGCAGGATGTCGTGTTTTTCCTCCCATATTCAGGGGACAGCCATGGTGTCTAGCCACAGGGGATGAACAAGAGGCCATGGCATTCCTGAGCAACCAGCCATTGgcttaataatgtgtgtgtctgttcaccaTTTTGGAGTATAGTTATAAGCCATTTTATGTGTGCTCTTATGTGGGGAATTCAAGGACGTGTGTAGGAAGATCCCAAGCAAGGAGAGGTGCTTGCACGTTCTGATCAACACTGGCACGTTCTGATCAACACTTGCTCCGTGGTGTTGAAAGTGTGTAACTGTTCCTCCCTGGCTGGTGATGCTGAGCTGCACTGGCAACCCTGAGCTCCGAGTGGGAACACGGCACGCAGTAGATCAGAATGTAAACCTGAAGCTGCACAAGGCCATTGGTCCAGAGCCAAAGCACATGCTGTCAATCCTGCTTAACCACCAGGAGATAACTGTAAAAGATTACACTTCTCTAAAAGATTACAGTTATACAGACAAAGACTACAGAATAGAATATAGTATATTGTTCTGATAGGACTTGTTATTCAGTAATGGTGGTTTGAAGTATGAATAGTTTGAATATATCATCAGTTAATCGCTATTTACTTTACTCTGCCAAGAAGGCCACGTTCACACGGCAAGCCTCGTATTTAAAGCtcaga
The DNA window shown above is from Clupea harengus chromosome 11, Ch_v2.0.2, whole genome shotgun sequence and carries:
- the cd79a gene encoding B-cell antigen receptor complex-associated protein alpha chain, giving the protein MNIAVLFLLSVFTVAHCLNTTCPASEHLRVPLESDQTSVRVPVNSEAVLKCCYKRVPAITVRSVWVMRYNAKNITNSSRALMEEVRGSEAEAVCQKLTLKEVQLNDTGMYQCYLSKDKYCLFTHGTYLQVYTPLRRTLDISESLKNSIITMEGVLLLFSVLIPGLCQLGKTKRINMLERKKHREEENIYEGLNLDDCNSTYHQITRSHMHGPYQDVANVAEDDIQLEKP